In the genome of Candidatus Methylomirabilota bacterium, one region contains:
- a CDS encoding TetR/AcrR family transcriptional regulator: MGRPRPEERLDQAMRVFWEKGYYDTSIEELMGRTGLHRAAVYGEFGSKRRLFEATLARYRETVISAFFAPLAGPDAALADIERFFRGIHESASGRRLGCLMVNAASEVSPRVRSVAGIVSGYLRDLRALLRRACINARTRGEFRSETNVDQVADYLVGSVLGLWTLGRSPAPSVALRHYLDGVLGSLDGLRPEARRRLSWRARSGRG, encoded by the coding sequence ATGGGACGCCCACGACCGGAGGAGAGGCTCGACCAGGCGATGCGTGTGTTCTGGGAGAAAGGCTACTACGACACCTCGATCGAGGAGCTGATGGGGCGGACGGGGCTCCACCGAGCCGCGGTCTACGGGGAGTTCGGCAGCAAGCGACGGCTCTTCGAGGCGACGCTCGCCCGGTACCGGGAGACGGTGATCTCGGCGTTTTTCGCGCCCCTCGCCGGGCCGGACGCCGCCCTCGCGGACATCGAGCGGTTCTTCCGCGGGATCCACGAGAGCGCGTCCGGCAGGCGTCTCGGCTGCCTGATGGTCAACGCCGCGTCCGAGGTGTCGCCGCGCGTCCGATCGGTCGCCGGAATCGTCTCGGGCTATCTCCGCGACCTGCGGGCCCTGCTCCGGCGGGCGTGCATCAACGCGCGAACGCGCGGCGAGTTTCGCTCGGAGACCAACGTGGACCAGGTCGCGGACTACCTCGTGGGTTCGGTCCTCGGGCTGTGGACGCTCGGCCGCTCGCCGGCGCCGTCCGTGGCGCTCCGACACTACCTCGATGGCGTGCTGGGATCTCTCGACGGTCTGC
- a CDS encoding response regulator transcription factor: MRVLLADDHVLVRAGVRALLERIPGIEVVAEAGDGAEARQLIPHHRPHVVLMDITMPGLNGLDATARIAKEFPHVRIIVFSMHGTKQHVLGAIRAGAAGYLLKEAHPEELEAAIRTVARGETYLASRIAGYVVEDVRGKAATPGELERLTSRQREILQLIAEGRSTKQIAERLGIGVRTVETHRAELMERLDIHDVAGLVRLAITAGLVPPAP; encoded by the coding sequence ATCCGCGTGCTGCTCGCCGACGATCATGTCCTCGTGCGCGCGGGCGTCCGCGCGCTGCTCGAGCGGATACCCGGCATCGAGGTGGTGGCCGAGGCCGGCGACGGCGCCGAGGCGCGCCAGCTCATTCCGCACCACCGTCCGCACGTCGTCCTGATGGACATCACGATGCCGGGGTTGAACGGCCTCGACGCCACCGCGCGGATCGCGAAAGAGTTCCCCCACGTCCGGATCATCGTGTTCTCGATGCACGGGACCAAGCAGCACGTCCTCGGGGCCATCCGGGCCGGCGCCGCCGGCTACCTCCTGAAGGAGGCGCACCCCGAGGAGCTCGAGGCCGCGATCCGGACGGTCGCGCGGGGCGAGACGTACCTCGCCTCGCGGATCGCGGGCTACGTCGTCGAGGACGTGCGCGGCAAGGCGGCCACGCCCGGCGAGCTCGAGCGGCTCACGTCGCGCCAGCGCGAGATCCTCCAGCTCATCGCCGAGGGACGGAGCACGAAGCAGATCGCCGAGCGGCTCGGGATCGGCGTGCGGACCGTCGAGACGCACCGCGCCGAGCTGATGGAGCGTCTCGACATCCACGACGTCGCGGGCCTCGTGCGCCTGGCGATCACGGCCGGCCTCGTCCCCCCGGCGCCCTGA